The Archangium lipolyticum genome contains a region encoding:
- the kdpF gene encoding K(+)-transporting ATPase subunit F produces MTFEYVSGAVLAVLLLVYLVHALLRPERF; encoded by the coding sequence ATGACCTTCGAATACGTCTCCGGCGCCGTGCTCGCGGTGCTGCTCCTCGTCTACCTCGTCCATGCCCTGCTCCGTCCGGAGCGCTTCTAG
- a CDS encoding PTS sugar transporter subunit IIA has protein sequence MRFTDFLAEGCIRSDLRVTDKAGVLHELAGMLAARTRAPREQLEEQLASRERISSTAIGEGVAIPHCRFERLRQTIACIAVDREGVDFGARDGKPVRLFVTLASPTNAPGTHLGVLARVAALLRDGRLRQALMEAPDAATIRTLLVRAEDAYLSAQARHDASSHAGSP, from the coding sequence ATGCGCTTCACCGATTTCCTGGCGGAAGGCTGCATCCGTTCGGACCTGCGGGTCACGGACAAGGCGGGCGTGTTGCACGAACTGGCTGGAATGCTCGCGGCGAGGACGCGGGCTCCGCGCGAGCAGCTCGAGGAGCAGCTTGCTTCCCGGGAGCGCATCTCCAGTACCGCCATTGGCGAGGGGGTGGCCATCCCGCACTGCCGGTTCGAACGGCTCCGGCAGACCATCGCCTGTATCGCCGTGGACCGTGAGGGCGTGGACTTCGGCGCCCGGGATGGGAAGCCGGTGCGGCTCTTCGTGACGCTCGCGTCACCGACGAACGCGCCGGGTACGCACCTGGGGGTGCTCGCGCGCGTCGCGGCGCTGCTGCGGGATGGCCGCCTGCGGCAGGCGTTGATGGAGGCGCCCGACGCGGCCACCATCCGCACGCTCCTGGTGCGAGCCGAGGACGCCTATCTGTCCGCCCAGGCCCGCCACGACGCCTCTTCGCACGCCGGCAGTCCCTGA